A single window of Lagopus muta isolate bLagMut1 chromosome 23, bLagMut1 primary, whole genome shotgun sequence DNA harbors:
- the KCNQ4 gene encoding potassium voltage-gated channel subfamily KQT member 4, protein MAGAARSGGGRRGAALTAVRSEDGTPPPSAPLNRRGGPTAPRPAAASRPAGTARSCRRRLQNCLYNVLERPRGWAFVYHAFIFLLVFSCLVLSVFSTIQEHQKLANQCLFILEFVMIVVFGMEYVIRVWAAGCCCRYRGWRGRLRFARKPFCVIDFIVFIASVAVIAAGTQGNIFATSALRSMRFLQILRMVRMDRRGGTWKLLGSVVYAHSKELITAWYIGFLVLIFASFLVYLAEKDTNGEFATYADSLWWGTVTLTTIGYGDKTPQTWLGRMLAAGFALLGISFFALPAGILGSGFALKVQEQHRQKHFEKRRTPAANLIQAAWRLYSTDASRGYLTATWCYYDSLLPSFRELLLMFEHLHRARNGGFRNSEVKKWPDGAPPPYQPFFTSGQKSPIPAACAGDSTKMGIKERIRLGSPQRLGSRGRLHLAPPLHRSPSTEAVPEAPSPSKVHKSWSFNDRTRFRASLRLKPRLQPEAECPPEDSGEEKGSHCDLTFEDIMPAVKTLIRAVRILKFLVAKRKFKETLRPYDVKDVIEQYSAGHLDMLGRIKSLQTRVDQIVGRGGPAADKKIREKGEKAVLDAELVDELSMMGRVVKVERQVQSIEHKLDLLLGLYSQCLRKGSANSFSLAAVPLPREPDITSDYHSPVEHEDVSASAQTLSISRSGSANMD, encoded by the exons ATGGCcggggcggcgcggagcggcggggggcggcggggggcagCGCTGACGGCGGTGCGCAGCGAGGACGGGACCCCCCCTCCCAGCGCTCCCCTCAACCGTCGGGGGGGACCGACGGCTCCGCGCCCCGCGGCCGCCTCCCGCCCCGCTGGGACCGCGCGCAGCTGCCGCCGCCGACTGCAGAACTGCCTCTACAACGTGCTGGAGCGGCCCCGCGGGTGGGCCTTCGTGTACCACGCCTTCAT ATTCCTGCTCGTCTTCAGCTGCCTGGTGCTCTCCGTTTTCTCCACCATCCAGGAGCACCAGAAGTTGGCCAACCAGTGCCTCTTCATCCTG GAGTTTGTCATGATCGTGGTGTTCGGGATGGAGTACGTCATCCGCGTCTGGGCGGccggctgctgctgccgctACCGGGGCTGGCGGGGCCGCTTGCGCTTCGCCCGGAAACCTTTCTGTGTGATAG ATTTCATCGTCTTCATCGCCTCCGTGGCCGTCATCGCGGCCGGCACGCAGGGCAACATCTTCGCCACCTCTGCGCTGCGCAGCATGCGCTTCCTGCAGATCCTGCGCATGGTGCGCATGGACCGCCGCGGCGGCACCTGGAAGCTGCTGGGCTCCGTGGTTTACGCGCACAGCAAG GAGCTGATCACCGCGTGGTACATCGGCTTCCTGGTGCTCATCTTCGCCTCCTTCCTCGTCTACCTGGCCGAGAAGGACACCAACGGCGAGTTCGCCACCTACGCTGATTCCCTGTGGTGGGGCACG GTGACGCTGACCACCATTGGTTACGGGGACAAAACGCCGCAGACGTGGCTGGGACGGATGCTGGCAGCCGGGTTTGCTCTGCTCGGCATCTCCTTCTTTGCGCTGCCTGCA GGTATCCTGGGCTCTGGTTTCGCCCTCaaggtgcaggagcagcaccGGCAGAAGCACTTCGAGAAGAGGAGGACCCCAGCAGCAAACCTGATCCAG gcagcctggcGGCTGTACTCCACAGATGCCAGCCGGGGGTACCTGACGGCCACGTGGTGCTACTACGAcagcctgctgccctccttCAG AGAGCTGCTCCTAATGTTTGAGCACTTGCACCGAGCCCGCAACGGAGGATTTAGGAATTCAGAGGTGAAAAAATGGCCTGACGGAGCCCCGCCGCCGTATCAGCCCTTCTTCACCTCTGGCCAGAAAAGCCCCATCCCCGCCGCGTGTGCCGGGGACAG CACCAAGATGGGCATCAAGGAGCGCATCCGCCTGGGCTCCCCGCAGCGCCTGGGCAGCCGCGGCCGCCTGCACCTGGCCCCCCCCCTGCACCGCTCCCCCAGCACCGAGGCCGTCCCCgaagcccccagccccagcaaGGTGCACAAGAGCTGGAGCTTCAACGACCGCACGCGCTTCCGTGCATCGCTGCGGCTCAAACCGCGGCTGCAACCTGAGG CAGAATGCCCACCAGAGGACAGCGGCGAGGAGAAGGGCTCCCACTGCGACCTGACCTTCGAGGACATCATGCCAGCAGTGAAGACCCTGATCCGTGCTGTGCG GATCCTCAAGTTCCTGGTGGCCAAGAGGAAGTTCAAGGAGACCCTGCGGCCCTACGACGTGAAGGACGTCATTGAGCAGTACTCAGCCGGGCACCTGGACATGCTGGGCAGGATCAAGAGCCTGCAGACACG CGTGGACCAGATTGTGGGCAGGGGGGGCCCCGCTGCTGACAAGAAGATCCGGGAGAAGGGGGAGAAGGCAGTGCTGGATGCAGAGCTGGTGGATGAGCTGAGCATGATGGGCCGTGTGGTCAAAGTGGAGCGGCAG GTGCAGTCCATTGAGCACaagctggacctgctgctcgGCCTCTACTCGCAGTGCCTGCGCAAAGGCTCGGCCAACTCCTTCAGCCTGGCCGCCGTGCCGCTGCCCCGCGAGCCCGACATCACGTCGGATTACCACAGCCCTGTGGAGCACGAGGACGTGTCGGCGTCAGCCCAGACGCTGAGCATCTCCAGGTCGGGCAGCGCCAACATGGACTGA
- the TINAGL1 gene encoding tubulointerstitial nephritis antigen-like: protein MASTALVPWALLWLLAALGSAARTRTRRELSPGLYEHGVFDAGGSYCQRGDVCCRGRDDGCTVPYLDTICYCDLFCNRTVSDCCPDFWEYCLGIPAPFPKAAGCVRSGRAYPSGATYRDNCNLCTCGPAGQWQCEEHACLVDGDLIDAVNRGNYGWRAANYSQFWGMTLEDGMRYRLGTFRPPPTVMNMNEMHMAMDSNEVLPRHFDAATKWPGMIHEPLDQGNCAGSWAFSTAAVASDRISIHSMGHMTPSLSPQNLLSCDTRNQRGCSGGRLDGAWWYLRRRGVVTDECYPFTSQESQPAAQPCMMHSRSTGRGKRQATARCPNPQSHGNEIYQSTPAYRLAPSEKEIMKELMENGPVQAILEVHEDFFLYKSGIYRHTPVAEGKGPKHQQHGTHSVKITGWGEEQLPDGQIQKYWTAANSWGRAWGEDGHFRIARGVNECEVESFVVGVWGRVSVEDMVHK, encoded by the exons ATGGCCAGCACCGCGCTCGTGCCCTGGGcgctgctctggctgctggcGGCGCTGGGTTCGGCCGCCCGGACGCGGACGCGCCGGGAGTTGTCGCCGGGTTTGTACGAGCACGGGGTGTTCGATGCCGGCGGCTCCTACTGCCAACGCGGGGATGTCTGCTGCCGCGGGCGCGACGACGGCTGCACCGTGCCCTACCTCGACACCATCTGCTACTGCGACCTCTTCTGCAACCGCACCGTCTCCGACTGCTGCCCCGACTTCTGGGAGTACTGCCTGGGCATCCCGGCCCCGTTCCCTAAAGCTGCAG GCTGCGTTCGCTCCGGTCGCGCTTATCCCAGCGGGGCCACGTACCGGGACAACTGCAACCTGTG CACCTGCGGCCCTGCAGGGCAGTGGCAGTGTGAGGAGCACGCCTGCCTGGTGGATGGGGACCTCATCGACGCCGTCAACAGGGGAAATTACGG GTGGAGAGCAGCCAACTACAGCCAGTTTTGGGGCATGACGCTGGAGGACGGGATGCGCTACCGCCTGGGCACCTTCCGGCCGCCCCCCACCGTCATGAACATGAATGAGATGCAC ATGGCCATGGACTCCAACGAGGTGCTGCCCCGCCACTTTGATGCGGCCACCAAATGGCCTGGGATGATCCACGAGCCCCTGGATCAGGGCAACTGCGCCGGCTCCTGGGCCTTCTCCACGGCAG CCGTTGCCTCCGACCGCATCTCCATCCATTCCATGGGCCACATGACGCCCTCCCTGTCGCCCCAAAACCTCCTGTCCTGTGACACACGCAACCAGCGGGGCTGCAGCGGGGGGCGGCTGGATGGAGCCTGGTGGTACCTGCGCAGGAGGGG GGTGGTGACAGACGAGTGCTACCCCTTCACCAGTCAGGAGAGCCAgcctgctgcacagccctgcatgaTGCACAGCCGCTCCACGGGCCGGGGCAAGAGGCAGGCCACAGCACGCTGCCCCAACCCCCAGAGCCACGGCAATGAGATCTACCAGTCCACCCCTGCCTACCGCCTGGCCCCCAGT GAGAAGGAAATCATGAAGGAGCTGATGGAGAACGGCCCTGTGCAAG CCATCCTGGAGGTGCACGAGGATTTTTTCCTGTACAAGAGTGGGATCTATCGGCACACACCAGTGGCTGAGGGGAAGGGGCCGAAGCACCAGCAGCATGGCACGCACTCAGTGAAAATCACAGG gtggggtgaggagcagctgcccGACGGCCAGATCCAAAAATACTGG ACGGCGGCCAACTCGTGGGGCAGAGCGTGGGGCGAGGACGGGCATTTCCGCATCGCCCGCGGCGTCAACGAGTGTGAGGTGGAGAGCTTCGTGGTGGGCGTGTGGGGCCGCGTCAGCGTGGAGGACATGGTCCATAAGTGA
- the PEF1 gene encoding LOW QUALITY PROTEIN: peflin (The sequence of the model RefSeq protein was modified relative to this genomic sequence to represent the inferred CDS: deleted 4 bases in 3 codons) has product MAGFPGQGYPGAGQAGPYSGGPYGGGAAPGQPYGAPPAGPYGGAAPGGGAPQGVDPEAFAWFQAVDADRSGYISVKELKQALLNSNWSAFNDETCLLMINMFDRSRSGRMDVYGFSALLRFIQQWKNLFQQYDRDQSGSISFSELQQAFSQMGYNLSPQFSQLLLSRYAQRSSNPTIQLDRFIHICMQLQSLTEAFREKDTGMAGNVRLGYEDFLTMVMTRML; this is encoded by the exons ATGGCGGGGTTTCCGGGGCAG GGCTACCCTGGCGCGGGCCAGGCCGGGCCCTACTCCGGAGGCCCCTACGGCGGCGGCGCAGCCCCCGGGCAGCCCTACGGAGCG CCCCCGGCGGGACCCTACGGAGGAGCCGCTCCTGGAG GCGGCGCTCCGCAGGGCGTGGATCCCGAGGCCTTCGCCTGGTTCCAGGCGGTGGACGCTGACCGCAGCGGTTACATCTCGGTGAAGGAGCTGAAACAGGCGCTGCTCAACTCCAACTGGTCGGCGTTCAACGACGAGACCTGCCTGCTGATGATCA ACATGTTTGATAGGAGCAGGTCAGGACGCATGGATGTGTACGGCTTCTCAGCCCTGCTGCGCTTCATCCAGCAGTGG AAGAACCTCTTCCAGCAGTACGACAGGGACCAGTCGGGCTCCATCAGCTTCAGTGAGCTCCAGCAAG CATTCTCCCAGATGGGCTACAACCTGAGCCCCCAgttcagccagctgctgctgtcccgTTACGCCCAGAGGTCCTCCAACCCCACCATCCAGCTCGAC CGCTTCATTCACATCTgcatgcagctgcagagcctAACAGAGGCCTTCCGTGAGAAGGACACGGGGATGGCAGGCAACGTGCGGCTGGGCTACGAGGACTTCCTCACCATGGTCATGACTCGCATGTTGTGA